GGCACCGCTTCGGGACGGGCGATCAGGCCGAGAAGTCGATGTTGGCGCTCGCCACGTCGGTGTCCGACGAGGTGCCGCTGCGCTTGATGTATACCTTCCAGGCGTCGCCCACCGGCGAGGCCACGACGTAGCTGCAGCCCGGGCAACCGGTATACGAGTTCTTCTCGCCCGAATCGAACTTGCCGTTGCCGTTGGTGTCCTGGAACGCGAAGACGGTGAGGTTCTCCTTCGCGCCGGCCGGCAAGGAGTAGGACCAGGAGCCGTCGCCGCTTACCGAAACCACGGCGGCCCGCGTCATGTCCGACGGCAGGAAGGAGCCCGAGAGCACGCCCACCTTCGTCGTCGCGCCGGAGAACGTCGCGCCTGACACCTTGCCCTTGAGCGTCTGGCCCGGACCGAGGGTGAGACCGGGCAACTGGGCGCAGCCAGCCAGCAACGCTAATAGCGGCAGGTATTTGGGGAATGATGACCTCACGAGGCTGAATGCTAGCACAGGCGAAGCAATGAAGGAGGACGGCGACCAAGAGGGCCGGTTCAGGTACCGGATCGGCCGGAGGGACCAGATCGTCCTTTTCAAGAAGAAGGGCGAGTCCGCCGCCCACCTGCACCTCAAGGCCATCGCCTACGCGCTGTTCTTCCGGGACTGCCAGAACCTCCAGATGAACCCCAGGCTGGATTACCGGGTGCAACCAGATCTGGCGGCCATCAATCTGGAAGGCCAGCCCGAGATCTGGATACACTGCGCCAACGGCCGCAACGTGGAGCAGGATCTCGAGTACATCTGCAAGCACGTGCCCGCCCGCGAGGTGGTGCTGATCGCCGAGGAAGAGGACACCGACCTGCTGATCGAGCGGCTCCGGAAGAAAGTGCACTTCCGGTACGCCACCGACAAGCTGCGGGTCATCAATTTCCACCCGCCCGTCGCGGACTGGTTGGATCCGGAAAATCTGGACGTGCCGTCCGATTCCTACACGATCATAGAGTTTTAGCCCGCTTGAAGCCCCTGGCGGGACG
The DNA window shown above is from Candidatus Tanganyikabacteria bacterium and carries:
- a CDS encoding YaeQ family protein encodes the protein MKEDGDQEGRFRYRIGRRDQIVLFKKKGESAAHLHLKAIAYALFFRDCQNLQMNPRLDYRVQPDLAAINLEGQPEIWIHCANGRNVEQDLEYICKHVPAREVVLIAEEEDTDLLIERLRKKVHFRYATDKLRVINFHPPVADWLDPENLDVPSDSYTIIEF